A window of Prolixibacter sp. SD074 contains these coding sequences:
- the trxA gene encoding thioredoxin — protein sequence MLEHLTKETFKEKVFNFEENKEWKFEGDTPCIIDFYADWCQPCKIVAPILEELQDEYGNKLVIYKIDTEAEQELAGMFGIQSIPSLLFIPVNEQPQIAMGALPKDTFKQAISDVLKVEN from the coding sequence ATGCTTGAACATTTAACGAAAGAAACATTCAAAGAAAAAGTATTCAACTTTGAAGAGAATAAAGAATGGAAATTCGAAGGAGATACCCCTTGTATTATAGACTTTTACGCCGATTGGTGCCAGCCCTGTAAAATTGTTGCGCCCATACTGGAAGAACTTCAGGATGAGTATGGCAATAAACTGGTGATTTATAAAATCGACACCGAGGCGGAGCAGGAACTGGCCGGAATGTTTGGCATTCAGAGTATCCCATCGTTACTTTTTATTCCGGTAAACGAACAACCGCAGATAGCGATGGGCGCTTTGCCCAAGGATACTTTCAAACAAGCCATTTCGGATGTGCTGAAAGTTGAAAATTAG
- the murF gene encoding UDP-N-acetylmuramoyl-tripeptide--D-alanyl-D-alanine ligase, translated as MTTEGLYQLFTSYPNISTDSRNIKKGCLFFALKGANFNGNQYAASSVEQGAAYAIVDEKEYVTDSRTIYVENVLESLQQLARFHRQQLNLPILAITGTNGKTTTKELTAAVLAKKFKIVFTQGNLNNHIGVPLTLLSMTAETEIGIVEMGANHPGEIAALCEIALPNFGLITNVGKAHLEGFGSFEGIKKTKAELYRFIERTGGKIFINQANAHLKKMAGETSNIPYTTDKNEPGFQGELIESNPFMVCKMKFPKGWLYIKTKLIGGYNLENALAAATVGNFFAIDPLKIKEALENYVPANNRSQFIESNSNKLQLDAYNANPSSIQVALDTFQHINNMPKGVILGDMLELGTTSAEEHQKVVDCLASLKPDFVLLVGPEFAKCRMPDSFQSFRTTEEAKTYLENTKPSGYYLLIKGSRGMKLESLVEKL; from the coding sequence ATGACCACAGAAGGATTATATCAGCTGTTTACCTCGTATCCGAACATTTCTACAGATAGTCGGAACATAAAAAAGGGATGCCTTTTTTTCGCGCTGAAAGGAGCCAACTTCAACGGGAACCAATATGCTGCCAGCTCTGTCGAACAGGGCGCTGCTTATGCCATCGTGGATGAAAAAGAATATGTCACCGATTCGCGCACCATTTACGTGGAAAATGTTCTGGAAAGCCTTCAGCAATTGGCACGCTTTCACCGCCAGCAGCTGAATCTGCCGATACTTGCCATTACCGGGACCAACGGCAAGACCACAACAAAAGAGCTAACAGCTGCTGTTCTGGCGAAGAAATTCAAAATCGTTTTTACACAGGGTAACCTGAACAACCACATCGGGGTACCGCTAACCCTGCTGTCGATGACGGCTGAAACAGAAATAGGGATTGTGGAAATGGGAGCCAATCATCCGGGTGAAATTGCTGCCCTTTGCGAAATTGCTCTTCCCAATTTCGGCTTGATAACCAATGTGGGCAAAGCACACCTCGAAGGATTTGGTTCTTTCGAAGGGATAAAAAAAACCAAAGCAGAATTGTATCGTTTTATCGAACGAACAGGAGGAAAGATATTCATCAACCAGGCCAACGCCCACCTGAAGAAAATGGCCGGAGAAACGTCAAACATTCCTTATACAACTGACAAAAACGAACCCGGCTTTCAGGGCGAATTAATCGAGTCCAATCCGTTTATGGTTTGCAAAATGAAATTCCCGAAAGGATGGCTTTACATCAAAACCAAACTCATTGGTGGCTATAACCTGGAAAATGCACTGGCCGCTGCAACTGTCGGAAACTTCTTCGCAATCGATCCGTTAAAAATAAAAGAAGCTTTGGAAAACTATGTCCCGGCCAACAACCGTTCGCAATTCATCGAAAGCAACAGCAACAAACTGCAACTCGATGCATACAATGCCAATCCGTCAAGTATACAAGTCGCACTGGATACTTTTCAGCATATCAATAATATGCCCAAAGGAGTCATATTGGGCGACATGCTGGAACTAGGAACAACTTCGGCCGAAGAGCACCAAAAAGTAGTTGACTGCTTGGCTTCACTCAAACCAGATTTTGTTCTGCTGGTTGGACCTGAATTCGCAAAATGCCGGATGCCGGATTCTTTCCAATCGTTTCGAACGACGGAGGAAGCCAAAACCTATTTGGAGAACACAAAACCTTCTGGATATTATCTGCTCATAAAAGGATCGCGCGGAATGAAACTGGAATCGCTGGTGGAAAAATTATAA